In a single window of the Haliaeetus albicilla chromosome 25, bHalAlb1.1, whole genome shotgun sequence genome:
- the ATP4B gene encoding potassium-transporting ATPase subunit beta, whose amino-acid sequence MATLNEKKTCSERMENFRRFVWNPETKLFMGRTLINWVWISLYYLAFYVVMSGLFALSIYSLMRTVNPYEPDYQDQLKSPGVTLRPDVYGDRGLQIYYNVSDNKTWEGLVTTLQTFLTAYTPAAQHLNINCTSDTYFIQDTFDGPNKTKLSCKFTSDMLQNCSGITDPTFGFPEGTPCFIIKMNRIIKFLPGNGTAPRVDCTYGDESRPLEVDYYPVNGTFNLHYFPYYGTKAQPSYSNPLVAVKFLNITRNVEVKIVCKIIGAGITFDNVHDPYEGKVEFKLKIED is encoded by the exons ATGGCAACTTTAAACGAAAAAAAGACCTGCAGCGAACGGATGGAAAATTTCCGTCGTTTTGTCTGGAATCCAGAGACAAAGCTCTTCATGGGAAGGACCTTAATTAACTGGG tgTGGATCAGCCTGTACTACCTGGCTTTCTACGTGGTGATGTCGGGGCTGTTCGCGCTCTCCATCTATTCTTTAATGAGGACGGTGAATCCATACGAGCCAGATTACCAGGACCAGCTGAAATCCCCAG GTGTAACGTTACGACCCGACGTTTATGGGGACAGAGGACTACAAATCTACTACAACGTATCCGACAACAAAACCTGGGAAGGTTTAGTGACAACTCTCCAGACATTTCTGACAG CGTATACACCAGCTGCTCAGCATCTCAACATCAACTGCACCAGTGACACATACTTCATCCAGGACACCTTTGACGGCCCGAATAAAACAAAACTCTCCTGCAAATTTACCTCAGATATGCTTCAAAACTGCTCCGGCATCACAGATCCAACTTTTGGATTTCCAGAAGGAACCCCctgttttattataaaaatgaaCAGG ATTATCAAGTTTCTCCCTGGCAACGGCACTGCACCAAGGGTGGACTGCACATAC GGTGACGAGTCTCGCCCGCTGGAGGTGGACTACTACCCCGTGAATGGGACCTTCAACCTGCACTACTTCCCCTACTACGGGACAAAGGCACAG CCCAGCTACAGCAATCCTTTGGTAGCTGTGAAATTTCTCAACATTACAAGGAATGTCGAAGTTAAAATAGTGTGCAAAATCATCGGAGCTGGAATTACCTTTGATAATGTTCATGATCCATATGAAGGAAAAGTGgaatttaaattgaaaatagAAGACTGA